A single genomic interval of Christensenellaceae bacterium 44-20 harbors:
- a CDS encoding amidohydrolase, which produces MQHPHHDLIQFQADALAPLFEEISHAIFSMPELGLAEYRSSQYLAELMRSHGFAVQMPYHDLPTAFRAEFGRGEGPRIAFLAEYDALPGYGENGSQPAHACGHNWIAATTAGAAILLSKLQSQLGFAGKIILIGTPAEETVGSKIDLAAAGAFSDLDAAFQAHLGDRNDLTANIQALDSIEFHFRGKASHAAASPFEGINALDAVQLLFAGIGALRQQLHPDYRVHGIIIDGGRATNIIPEHAACQITTRCPKRADLQVLTEKIINIARGAALMTGAELSYHFFENHFDNYVPVPALVQLTKGHLEEFGFRHIVADGSSPVCGSTDLGNVSYVCPTQYFEVAFPTTPPSHVHEAGILPHVDAAPAYEKLHAVVKGFASAALELFENPALAREIKAWHRENVHQ; this is translated from the coding sequence ATGCAGCATCCACATCACGATCTGATTCAGTTCCAGGCCGACGCTCTTGCGCCTCTCTTTGAAGAAATCAGCCACGCCATCTTCTCCATGCCCGAGCTGGGGCTTGCGGAATACCGCTCCTCCCAGTATCTGGCCGAGCTGATGCGCAGCCACGGTTTTGCAGTTCAGATGCCCTACCACGATCTTCCCACGGCGTTCCGGGCGGAATTTGGCCGGGGAGAAGGCCCCCGCATCGCGTTTTTGGCAGAATACGACGCGCTTCCAGGCTATGGGGAAAACGGCAGCCAGCCTGCTCATGCCTGCGGGCATAACTGGATCGCCGCCACGACCGCCGGCGCCGCCATTCTGCTCTCCAAGCTGCAAAGCCAGCTGGGCTTTGCAGGCAAAATTATCCTAATCGGCACGCCTGCGGAGGAGACCGTCGGCTCCAAAATCGATCTCGCCGCGGCCGGCGCTTTCTCGGATCTTGATGCGGCCTTTCAGGCGCACCTTGGCGACCGCAACGATCTGACCGCCAATATCCAGGCGCTGGATTCCATCGAATTTCACTTTAGGGGCAAGGCCAGCCATGCCGCCGCCTCTCCCTTTGAGGGCATCAATGCGCTGGATGCGGTTCAGCTCCTATTTGCCGGCATCGGCGCACTGCGCCAGCAGCTGCACCCGGACTACCGCGTGCACGGCATCATCATCGACGGCGGCCGGGCCACCAATATCATCCCAGAGCATGCCGCCTGCCAGATCACAACCCGCTGCCCTAAGAGGGCAGATTTGCAGGTGCTCACGGAAAAAATCATCAATATTGCCAGGGGCGCTGCCCTGATGACAGGCGCAGAGCTCTCCTATCATTTTTTTGAGAACCATTTCGATAACTATGTGCCCGTGCCCGCCCTGGTACAGCTGACCAAAGGCCATCTGGAGGAGTTCGGCTTTAGGCATATCGTCGCAGATGGCAGCAGCCCTGTCTGCGGGAGCACGGATTTGGGCAACGTCAGCTATGTCTGCCCGACGCAGTATTTCGAGGTCGCCTTCCCGACCACGCCGCCGTCGCACGTCCATGAGGCGGGTATTTTGCCGCATGTGGACGCCGCGCCTGCCTATGAAAAACTGCATGCCGTCGTCAAAGGTTTTGCTTCTGCCGCTCTGGAGCTCTTTGAAAACCCCGCTCTGGCGCGCGAGATCAAAGCCTGGCACCGGGAGAACGTGCATCAATAG